From a region of the Candidatus Brocadia sp. genome:
- a CDS encoding acyl-CoA dehydratase activase, whose amino-acid sequence MSQKKYIGLDIGSVSVKAVLVNGHKEILENHYVRSHGQPVEILILVLRDIFNRTHIDDIDGIAITGSGGKLVSELMNIAFVNEVVAHSQATTTLYPEVHTIIEIGGEDSKLMLIERDAASGQTKVSDFSMNTMCAAGTGSFLDQQATRLGIAIEKEFGDLALKSKNPPRIAGRCSVFAKTDMIHLQQEGTPVHDIVAGLCYAMARNFKSNIGKGKEFSKPIVFQGGVAANVGMIKAFEDILELKPGELLIPKYFNVMGAIGTVFTLIDKGIHSPFRGLKEVEEYLRNRGAKPSNLEPLQSDNYKIVEKTHVIAGDEKIEAYVGVDVGSISTNIVVVDKHKNVLARRYLMTAGRPLEAVKQGLYEVGLEVGDKVIICGAGTTGSGRYLTGDFIGADIAKNEITAHATAAATVDKSVDTIFEIGGQDSKFIRLENGAIVDFAMNKVCAAGTGSFLEEQAEKLSVSIKGEFSKRALSSCCPSHLGERCTVFMESDLNHHQQRGTAKDDLLAGLSYSVVLNFINRVVEDRKIGNTIFFQGGVAANRGVKAAFEKVTGKTIMVPPHHDIMGAIGSAIIAMEERTWEKSRFKGFDLRHKRYELSSFVCKDCSNICEIRKVTIDGENPLHYGSRCGKFDDERTLKKGKHLPRLFRERKDSLFNTYKKNKPDQPVGKKVGIPQVSTFYDFYPMWKAFFTELGFEVITSSDTNKDIIYNGVEVITAETCFPIKVAHGHVIDMLERNIDYLFLPSVINLTHSSQKLTHSYACPYVQCIPYLVRSAIDFTEKKFEVLSPVIHFEYGEEYLNKTLRDLARSMGRTGAVAETAIRSAHEALQTFNKTLEVRGREILEKLGENEKAFVLISRSYNGCDTGMNLGLPEKLRDLGILTIPLDFLTLDIEEVAQDYPNMYWKTGQKFLAAARIIARDKRLYPLYITNFGCGPDSFISKFFAKELGGKPCLTIEIDEHSSDVGAITRCEAFIDSLKNVKPSVERKKLRDDVPIRTLAEKKKRTIYIPYMCDHGKMIAASMRANGVLAEALPMANKQSVDIGRKFTSGKECYPAILTTGDIVKKAMSPDFDPEASAFFMATASGPCRFGQYNKFQRMVLDDLGLPHVPLYTMDQGENYDEDTKNLGTHFRKLAWNGIMYTDLLQKLQRETRPYELHKGETDALYDKYLEKAEVALEKHQNLVEFAREANRAFAKIKIDRSKPRPLIGIIGETYVRCNEFANNFLARSIEKLGGEAFIPPFSEWINYIAHCRRESCRFEKDYKGLFGEIISDVVQRYDAYKLTKVFKGSIRHFPKEASIKELIKKGKAYIDDSYKGDPVLSLGKAIEYVEEGFDGLINVLPFHCMPGTVVNGVLERFQKDFYGMPCLKLSFDGQEQSNEETRLEAFMHQAYQRMEGRLHKKHVATSYRQKGAESTRELVAGRER is encoded by the coding sequence ATGTCTCAGAAAAAATATATAGGACTTGATATTGGCTCTGTAAGCGTAAAGGCGGTATTGGTCAACGGGCATAAGGAAATTCTGGAAAATCACTATGTCCGCTCACACGGGCAACCGGTAGAAATACTCATCCTCGTCTTACGAGACATCTTCAATCGAACCCATATTGATGATATTGATGGAATAGCGATTACCGGTTCTGGCGGCAAGCTTGTCTCTGAATTAATGAACATTGCCTTTGTCAACGAGGTTGTTGCCCATAGTCAGGCAACAACAACCTTATACCCTGAAGTGCACACCATCATTGAAATTGGCGGTGAAGACTCAAAGCTTATGCTGATCGAGAGGGATGCAGCCTCAGGGCAAACCAAGGTTTCCGATTTTTCCATGAATACCATGTGTGCCGCAGGGACGGGATCATTTTTGGATCAGCAGGCCACACGGCTAGGCATTGCTATTGAAAAGGAATTCGGAGATCTTGCGCTAAAATCTAAAAACCCTCCCCGGATAGCCGGACGATGCAGTGTCTTTGCCAAAACCGATATGATTCATCTGCAACAGGAAGGCACACCCGTGCATGATATCGTGGCCGGCCTCTGTTATGCTATGGCCAGAAATTTCAAGAGCAATATCGGCAAGGGAAAGGAATTTTCCAAGCCCATTGTTTTCCAGGGTGGTGTGGCGGCAAACGTTGGTATGATCAAGGCCTTTGAGGATATCCTGGAACTCAAACCAGGCGAACTCCTGATACCAAAATATTTTAATGTTATGGGAGCAATCGGCACGGTGTTTACCCTGATCGACAAAGGCATCCATTCACCCTTCCGGGGTTTAAAAGAGGTTGAAGAATATTTAAGAAATCGTGGCGCAAAGCCTTCAAACCTGGAACCCCTTCAGTCGGATAATTATAAAATTGTTGAAAAAACGCATGTGATCGCTGGCGATGAAAAGATTGAGGCATATGTGGGAGTCGACGTGGGGTCGATCAGCACCAACATCGTTGTGGTCGACAAGCATAAGAATGTGCTGGCGAGACGCTATCTTATGACTGCAGGAAGACCGCTTGAGGCCGTAAAACAAGGGTTGTATGAGGTTGGTCTGGAAGTGGGAGACAAGGTGATCATCTGTGGCGCAGGAACGACAGGTTCAGGGCGCTACTTAACGGGGGATTTTATTGGCGCTGATATAGCGAAAAATGAAATTACCGCCCATGCAACCGCCGCTGCAACGGTAGACAAGAGCGTAGACACCATCTTTGAGATCGGCGGACAGGATTCCAAGTTTATCCGTCTGGAAAACGGGGCGATCGTGGACTTTGCCATGAATAAAGTGTGCGCCGCAGGAACCGGCTCATTTCTGGAAGAGCAGGCAGAAAAGCTGAGCGTGAGCATCAAAGGGGAATTCAGCAAACGCGCGCTTTCGTCATGCTGCCCTTCTCATCTTGGCGAGCGTTGCACCGTATTTATGGAATCCGACCTGAACCATCATCAGCAGCGCGGGACGGCCAAAGATGACCTGCTTGCAGGACTAAGCTATTCCGTTGTGTTAAACTTTATTAACCGGGTCGTAGAAGACAGAAAAATCGGAAACACCATTTTCTTTCAGGGAGGAGTGGCCGCCAATCGAGGGGTAAAAGCTGCATTTGAAAAGGTAACCGGGAAAACGATCATGGTTCCGCCCCATCACGACATCATGGGCGCCATCGGGTCTGCGATTATTGCCATGGAGGAAAGGACGTGGGAAAAATCGCGCTTCAAGGGTTTTGACCTCCGGCATAAGCGGTATGAACTGTCTTCCTTTGTTTGCAAGGACTGTTCAAATATATGCGAGATCAGAAAGGTTACCATCGATGGAGAAAACCCACTCCATTATGGAAGCCGCTGCGGTAAATTTGATGATGAAAGGACGCTGAAAAAGGGAAAGCACCTCCCCAGACTCTTTCGCGAGAGGAAGGACTCCCTGTTCAATACCTACAAGAAAAACAAACCCGATCAACCAGTTGGGAAAAAGGTCGGGATACCGCAGGTTTCCACTTTTTACGATTTCTACCCGATGTGGAAGGCATTCTTCACCGAACTCGGTTTTGAGGTAATTACATCCAGCGATACCAATAAGGACATTATCTATAACGGGGTGGAAGTGATTACCGCAGAAACCTGCTTTCCCATCAAGGTTGCGCACGGCCATGTCATCGATATGCTTGAACGGAATATTGATTATCTGTTCCTGCCCAGCGTGATTAATTTAACGCACAGCAGCCAGAAACTTACGCACTCATATGCGTGTCCGTATGTACAGTGCATACCGTATCTTGTCCGTTCGGCAATCGATTTTACGGAAAAGAAGTTTGAGGTGTTGTCGCCCGTCATCCATTTTGAATACGGGGAAGAGTATCTTAATAAAACCCTGCGTGACCTTGCAAGGAGCATGGGAAGAACGGGGGCAGTTGCTGAAACGGCCATAAGGTCTGCACATGAGGCGCTGCAGACTTTCAACAAAACACTTGAAGTAAGGGGAAGGGAGATTCTGGAAAAATTAGGGGAAAATGAAAAGGCCTTTGTGCTGATCAGCCGGTCCTATAACGGCTGCGATACGGGCATGAACCTGGGGCTTCCGGAAAAATTGCGCGATTTGGGCATCCTGACCATCCCGCTTGACTTTCTGACGCTGGATATCGAAGAGGTAGCCCAGGATTACCCGAATATGTACTGGAAGACCGGGCAAAAATTCCTCGCTGCAGCCAGGATAATAGCAAGAGACAAGAGACTCTATCCGTTATACATCACGAATTTCGGCTGTGGTCCGGACTCCTTTATATCCAAGTTCTTTGCCAAGGAACTTGGCGGGAAACCCTGTTTAACCATAGAGATTGACGAGCATAGTTCAGATGTTGGGGCGATCACCCGGTGCGAGGCATTCATTGACAGTCTGAAAAATGTCAAACCGTCTGTTGAACGAAAAAAATTGAGAGACGATGTGCCAATTCGCACCTTGGCAGAGAAAAAGAAACGCACGATATACATCCCCTATATGTGTGACCACGGCAAGATGATTGCTGCCTCCATGAGGGCTAACGGGGTGCTGGCGGAGGCATTGCCCATGGCAAATAAACAGTCGGTGGATATTGGACGAAAATTCACTTCAGGGAAGGAATGTTACCCGGCGATTCTTACCACCGGAGATATCGTGAAAAAGGCGATGAGCCCTGATTTTGACCCCGAGGCAAGCGCCTTCTTTATGGCCACGGCATCCGGCCCCTGCCGGTTTGGTCAGTACAATAAATTTCAACGGATGGTGCTCGATGATCTTGGACTTCCCCATGTGCCTCTCTATACCATGGATCAGGGAGAGAACTATGATGAAGATACGAAAAACCTCGGCACCCATTTTCGTAAACTGGCATGGAATGGCATTATGTATACTGATCTTCTGCAAAAATTACAGAGAGAGACAAGACCTTATGAATTGCACAAAGGGGAAACAGACGCCCTCTATGATAAGTATTTGGAAAAGGCTGAAGTTGCGCTTGAAAAACATCAGAATTTAGTCGAATTTGCCCGCGAGGCCAACCGTGCGTTTGCAAAGATAAAGATAGACCGGAGCAAGCCCAGGCCATTAATCGGAATCATTGGGGAGACCTATGTCCGATGCAATGAGTTTGCAAACAATTTTCTTGCCAGAAGCATCGAAAAGTTGGGAGGAGAGGCATTTATCCCGCCTTTTTCTGAATGGATTAATTATATTGCACACTGTCGTAGGGAATCATGTCGCTTTGAAAAGGATTATAAGGGACTTTTTGGTGAAATCATTTCAGATGTTGTTCAGAGATATGATGCCTATAAGCTCACAAAGGTGTTTAAGGGAAGCATCAGGCATTTCCCGAAAGAGGCATCAATTAAAGAGCTTATCAAAAAGGGGAAAGCGTATATCGACGATTCTTACAAAGGCGATCCGGTACTCAGTTTAGGCAAGGCAATTGAGTATGTTGAGGAAGGATTTGACGGCTTGATCA
- the leuC gene encoding 3-isopropylmalate dehydratase large subunit: protein MGMTITEKIIADHSGLKEVHPGQFVYAHVDICLGNDITAPIAIEEFEKTGISKVFDPEKIVLVPDHFTPNKDIKSAQQSKVLRIFAEKHHLKHYFEIGRVGIEHALLPEQGIVGPGDLVIGADSHTCTYGALGAFSTGVGSTDLAACFATGKVWLKVPESIKFVFHGKVKNWTSGKDLILYTIGKIGVDGALYKAMEFTGSAISNLPMDDRFAICNMAIEAGAKSGIIAPDKNTEDYIKSRFRRKPIMYHSDPGCTYAKTYEFHADEISPQVALPSLPENTKPVEEVSGIKIDQVVIGSCTNGRISDLRIAARFLKGKKVHPALRLIIFPATQEIYKQAIQEGLIEIFIDAEAVVSTPTCGPCLGGHMGILAEGERALSTTNRNFVGRMGHPKSEIYLCSPAVAAASAITGKITPPDEIMKN, encoded by the coding sequence ATGGGAATGACAATAACCGAGAAGATCATTGCTGATCATTCGGGACTCAAAGAAGTGCATCCAGGACAATTTGTGTATGCACATGTGGACATCTGCCTTGGCAACGACATTACAGCGCCTATTGCCATTGAGGAGTTTGAAAAGACCGGCATATCAAAAGTATTTGACCCCGAGAAGATTGTATTGGTCCCCGACCACTTCACCCCCAACAAAGACATCAAATCCGCACAACAATCGAAGGTTCTGAGAATCTTTGCCGAAAAACATCATTTAAAGCATTACTTCGAAATCGGCCGGGTGGGAATTGAACATGCACTCCTGCCTGAACAAGGGATCGTAGGGCCAGGCGATCTTGTTATTGGCGCCGATTCTCACACCTGCACCTATGGCGCCCTCGGCGCATTTTCAACGGGTGTGGGCAGCACCGACCTTGCCGCCTGTTTTGCCACCGGAAAGGTATGGCTCAAGGTGCCCGAATCGATCAAATTTGTTTTTCATGGCAAGGTAAAAAACTGGACATCCGGGAAGGATTTAATCCTTTACACGATTGGGAAGATCGGCGTGGATGGCGCCCTCTACAAGGCGATGGAGTTTACCGGCAGCGCTATATCAAATTTACCCATGGACGATCGTTTTGCCATCTGCAATATGGCCATCGAAGCGGGGGCAAAGAGCGGCATCATCGCCCCCGATAAAAATACGGAAGACTATATTAAAAGCAGATTCCGGAGAAAACCCATCATGTACCACAGCGATCCCGGCTGCACCTACGCAAAGACCTATGAATTTCATGCTGATGAAATCTCGCCTCAGGTAGCCCTTCCCAGCTTGCCGGAAAACACAAAACCCGTGGAAGAGGTTTCGGGGATCAAGATTGATCAGGTAGTGATCGGCTCTTGTACCAATGGACGGATTTCAGACCTCAGAATCGCCGCAAGATTTCTGAAAGGGAAAAAGGTGCATCCCGCCCTTCGTCTCATCATTTTCCCAGCAACTCAGGAAATTTACAAGCAGGCAATACAAGAAGGATTAATCGAGATATTTATTGACGCTGAGGCGGTCGTCTCTACCCCAACATGCGGGCCATGTCTCGGCGGCCATATGGGAATTTTAGCGGAGGGAGAGCGGGCGCTTTCCACGACCAACCGTAATTTTGTTGGCCGCATGGGGCACCCGAAAAGTGAGATTTATCTCTGCAGTCCCGCCGTTGCGGCTGCGTCTGCAATTACGGGAAAGATTACGCCACCGGATGAAATTATGAAGAATTGA
- the htpX gene encoding zinc metalloprotease HtpX, which produces MNYFKTTILLIALTLLLVWVGSMVGGRQGAMFAFAIAMGMNFFSYWFSDKIVLKMYGARIVSEQESPDYYTLVRELTDRAGMPMPKIYIIPTNAMNAFATGRNPRHAAVAVTEGMLNSLKREELKGVLGHELSHIRNRDILISTVVATIAGAVMLLADMARWAALFGGYGSRDDGENRGSGFAMLFLAIVAPLAALIIQMAISRSREYAADRGGALLTGNPAGLASALEKLQQSSVVRHMNANTATAHMFIVNPLSGRSFLSIFSTHPPIEERIKRLRAMA; this is translated from the coding sequence ATGAATTATTTTAAAACAACGATATTGCTTATTGCCCTGACGCTCTTACTCGTTTGGGTAGGAAGCATGGTTGGCGGGCGCCAGGGCGCCATGTTCGCCTTTGCTATTGCCATGGGAATGAACTTCTTCAGTTACTGGTTTAGCGATAAGATCGTCCTTAAAATGTACGGAGCCAGGATCGTTTCAGAACAGGAATCACCCGATTATTATACCCTGGTTCGGGAGCTCACGGATCGGGCGGGCATGCCCATGCCGAAAATCTACATCATTCCAACGAATGCGATGAACGCCTTTGCAACGGGGAGAAATCCCCGTCATGCTGCGGTAGCCGTCACCGAGGGGATGCTTAATTCCCTGAAACGGGAAGAATTGAAGGGGGTATTGGGACACGAACTTTCTCATATCCGAAATCGGGATATTCTGATTTCCACGGTTGTAGCAACAATCGCCGGCGCGGTTATGTTGCTCGCCGACATGGCCCGATGGGCGGCGCTCTTTGGAGGATATGGCAGCAGGGATGACGGAGAAAACCGGGGAAGTGGCTTTGCCATGTTGTTTTTGGCCATTGTGGCCCCTCTTGCCGCGCTGATCATTCAGATGGCGATTTCCCGTTCACGGGAATACGCTGCCGACAGGGGCGGGGCGCTCTTGACCGGCAACCCCGCGGGATTGGCTAGCGCCCTTGAAAAATTACAGCAGTCATCCGTGGTAAGGCACATGAATGCAAACACTGCCACGGCGCATATGTTTATTGTAAACCCATTAAGCGGACGCTCGTTTCTTTCGATTTTTAGCACTCATCCGCCGATTGAAGAGAGGATCAAGAGACTCAGGGCCATGGCATAA
- the thrC gene encoding threonine synthase → MPYRAWFQCISGCNERYELNEVVYQCKKCGDLLEVKHDMDKLRRHSPDHWKKLFDERYRRTRWPYGSSVWGKKEWVCPTVDNANVVSLYEGGSNLFWAERLGKELGIEDLWIKQCGNAHTGSFKDLGMTVLVSMVKQMIAEGKNIPAVACASTGDTSAALASYCAAAGILAIVFLPKNKVSHAQLIQPIANGALTLSLDTDFDGCMKLVRDICSKNNIYLANSMNSLRIEGQKTVSIEIVQQFDWNVPDVVIVPGGNLGNTAALGKGFLMMKELGVIDKQPRIVCAQAAKANPLYLSYLKGFREFAPVKAQKTLANAIQIGDPVSYKKAINVLKTFNGMVEQATEDELANAAAQADKTGLFCCPHTGVALAALTKLLKTNMIRPDEKVVVISTAHGLKFPEFKISYHESKLEEVTSHFANLPVEVSPQYDAVREAIFRKLEQMSA, encoded by the coding sequence ATGCCATATCGGGCATGGTTCCAGTGCATATCAGGGTGCAATGAAAGGTACGAACTGAATGAAGTTGTCTACCAGTGCAAAAAGTGCGGAGATCTGCTGGAAGTCAAGCATGATATGGACAAACTCCGCCGGCACTCCCCGGATCATTGGAAGAAGTTATTTGATGAACGCTATCGGCGGACGAGGTGGCCTTATGGGAGTTCCGTATGGGGCAAGAAGGAATGGGTTTGTCCCACGGTTGACAACGCCAACGTTGTTTCTCTTTACGAGGGCGGCAGCAATCTCTTCTGGGCAGAACGGCTTGGGAAGGAACTGGGCATTGAAGATCTCTGGATCAAGCAGTGCGGAAACGCCCATACCGGCTCTTTTAAAGACCTGGGCATGACCGTTCTGGTTTCTATGGTTAAGCAGATGATTGCCGAGGGAAAGAACATTCCCGCGGTTGCCTGCGCTTCCACGGGGGACACTTCTGCAGCGTTGGCTTCATATTGTGCCGCCGCCGGTATTCTCGCCATAGTCTTCCTGCCAAAGAACAAGGTTTCTCATGCACAACTTATTCAGCCTATTGCCAACGGCGCGCTTACGTTATCGCTGGACACCGATTTTGACGGGTGTATGAAACTGGTAAGGGATATCTGCAGCAAAAACAATATCTACCTGGCAAATTCCATGAATTCCCTCCGCATTGAGGGACAGAAGACCGTTAGCATCGAAATCGTCCAGCAGTTTGACTGGAATGTGCCGGACGTTGTGATTGTCCCCGGGGGGAACCTGGGGAATACCGCAGCACTGGGAAAAGGTTTTCTCATGATGAAGGAATTAGGGGTGATTGATAAGCAGCCGCGTATCGTGTGCGCGCAGGCGGCAAAGGCTAATCCCCTCTACCTCAGTTATCTGAAGGGTTTTAGAGAATTTGCGCCGGTAAAAGCGCAAAAGACCCTTGCCAATGCCATTCAGATTGGCGATCCGGTGAGTTACAAAAAGGCAATCAATGTTTTAAAAACCTTCAACGGCATGGTCGAACAAGCGACAGAAGATGAATTGGCGAATGCTGCAGCGCAAGCAGACAAAACGGGCCTTTTTTGTTGCCCTCATACGGGAGTAGCCCTGGCAGCGTTGACAAAATTACTGAAGACAAATATGATACGACCGGATGAAAAGGTTGTTGTTATCTCCACGGCGCATGGTTTAAAATTTCCCGAGTTTAAGATAAGCTATCATGAAAGCAAGCTGGAAGAGGTAACCTCTCACTTTGCAAACCTGCCTGTCGAGGTATCGCCTCAATACGATGCGGTCAGGGAGGCGATCTTCCGCAAACTCGAACAAATGTCGGCCTGA
- a CDS encoding GxxExxY protein, which produces MHSHLGPGLLESVCEAQLLTYLKSSALKLGILINFNVPLLKKGTKRIVYGL; this is translated from the coding sequence GTGCATAGTCATCTCGGACCAGGGCTATTGGAATCAGTCTGTGAAGCACAACTCTTGACATATTTAAAGTCGTCTGCTTTGAAATTGGGAATACTGATTAATTTCAATGTACCACTTCTAAAAAAGGGAACAAAGAGAATTGTCTACGGTCTATAA